A single region of the Anoplolepis gracilipes chromosome 1, ASM4749672v1, whole genome shotgun sequence genome encodes:
- the Rbcn-3a gene encoding dmX-like protein 2 isoform X6 translates to MNCHQILSGACNAGDRCYAVGSVEGISFTAYAAGCNIVILANNFERVQIIPGAVHNYIRISCLDCSTDTGKIAAAYENQVCIFEPTPLIHSTCSHQLEYRWVQTGSLQTESNITSLSWNLEGTRLLTGGELLQLWHQNIMPFQEEHTGTVTFSIGGEAESPGPGDTLAANDPGGWNCVWKCRTATPVHLMSFSPDGTLFATTGMNDRLVKIWFENKQFFPTKSIDHTSFSQSVGSDNFSFVYVAHPRAVTHLSWRKTSKYMPKGSVSNMLVTSCRDNICRVWTETIPPEIEGLANMSQFEGSDRHGHHGKHRHHNMHKHRFMQRLKHMKTCFHIRRHAKQQHQAGHTAPTLPTLPSTYSVHDFHNNYQTSGHYPGMHFHLAASINAETVYVHVIDIPLVPSLITGDPEREPNFILHWLNNKEMHFTMQAENILQELTRKVVEKEEGLQHQEHTEQVEHDSEDECTPKKGIRLQTIQKPAVGGRSMSQEDHSSDEHHTAHTTSSHHSLAHSVHSHPSLSNTTSINSIATDATSTMNHAPDSLDTKIETLLRDWHHNPDLLFSIHPIDGSFLIWHIEWLDEYHPGSFRQAQISFSTRIPNAFPLGDASTMSHNVSMYSHNTGGPLLNIREVAKSSTKSNEPNEVVTPLPSLIEQDEEQSTLTSKAGQELLKNIESTDDQNQTKAEANAENNKNGHEADLLAHPSPIVSMVSKHSNGTLNLWQLTFADKTKFSQVLSIGHACRASGHRFRVNDITCHPVLPLLVTTSHHNIPEFSGAQSTESNENVSGKHDTSKNKDIMSPTGFCSELILWRVDAVGPLSKSGGVSELARINSPEISAFSNVAWIPTLLPSTTLGNLSNSPSACFVASDGECLRVYQAVIDARTLLAEVSISERRSRMMDSMASLSTDMSSDDGVRHSIHDRIKIVSQQSTARPGCVIQLDAIADATHDWQNTQFLHVFQEQLITGERSDEKQPGVDMSANDLGLMESTLDAMVDLQQSAIFEEPFYIVVLERTQQGTTVHMWRLVIASQPETSGLSGSMMYVPDSHLVQDEDDEGTPGRLSHVEGRRSRRASQTGGRSRRESQADLDSTFLPRRHQNSHVLITTTKVCTQELPLPDGVEVIHAAPAAGHLSSSSIYPACFAPYIIVTACSDSTVRFWKCKVTKRPDDKLDYEWCEWEMIRKDQESTIDITGQPLNISAAYSGRIACAYKYGKSFTRPTKNDPDSRYVNLCVAIYECESTGGSEWILEDTIHLKNIHLPRIPVDQHLDLSYLYDSRFLQKKQRLTQVLQTLSHEDIRSSRNGENGDSTKSNAGLLAVPSFSTLQSLRKSIIENGNTCPLTQKHLVQLDWVSKEDGSHILTVGVGSKIMLFTPVCSDLAQANMKAMKESQSNNRPILRKTSSLAQPQFVDEIRWMKLRKIELTTADGLPPLPMQISWVRDGILVVGMDSEMHVYSQWKPNPRNDCFHSNLQHQESDEFQASRNLRDEDLRTLAHETSQRRLANVSSMPHLSRVSSINLTMLDAKKKRGIQNENLSFDYMPDYGLFEASRIACPVLPQYHPKQLMELLNSGKIRWVKAILAHLVRCIGSSCSLRADDENLVKQRNWSRSRTMSVSYVGTTSPLEPRGSTTQIPEELTLDYAEITSISPLPLWTLLMADKETNLPHQQSEDKHDYNELFDSNLDEGDSLDDMLEEDYECSRQKDRRSSVPERQGISHFGPRQGRLLSRLLTHTHLPGLSSLDQMHLLALADTVSTCNVDFAERFAIDAAKNAIAKENLTGIPDGETVSTDSLDDCGLRFLLAMKHYNYLIRCLPLAQRAQFQKQGIASNNLVWAFHSESEEELLGLIPSYAKGQPKWSVLKELGVGWWIRSNTVLKKCVEKIAKAAFQFNQDPLDAAIYYLAMKKKNLVWGLFRNKRDDRMTTFFANNFAENRWRKAALKNAFALLGKQRFDHAAAFFLLAGALKDAIDVCLNKLNDIQLAMVIARLYENDTSSPNMRRLLYEEILGCDKDGQNQDMSKVHPDPFLRSMALWLLKDYSGSLNTLLLTNVGHMHPQYNDESDKPEGTTANPNVFNFYVYLRTHPLLIRQYIASTAQDKKKGHSVVISGFSYGTETKSQPDKQLMLEDTITPLERQLYFTTAHAHFKAGCPALALEVLSKLPNKVMETNGEDSPSLLNSPSKSRAQDAQIDTGIINWGSEANGVSNNKEAAASLDWNSSSFDWSQSAGRVEDKLELNWDDDDDAGDGEDADSPPMTMKFDKKEPDNAYNLENDNNVAKSAGQLDIMAQQLKFVACLKILMEELSTLATGFEVDGGQLRYQLYVWLEREVDALRQLCSYSTNADGDVNNVTEYEGGMVDDVPPYKPGEQPTLHQILVAEKLDFEAKVQRAVKRKKWLKANETLLRTLLSYCSLHGASGGGLASVRMELVLLLQELQQEKTQQQLLSPLPFPTTLPLLSASVACNKTVVADPVRHLQSLAHDMLQTLVELRNPPMPNRNTHYCEVFIMRDLAVALSACIYQSLCDSDTFVMKHHQPESFPTVTEVETSSGGHLVASNRYHRRYSTDDGVCITTSPAKWPGVTNLRALLAREKDEDTPKLNILLCEAFVATYMSLFIYALSSCDSHILYRLVGQHFDNNTWSSLFGGGVKKLLRVASTTSSQGGNTNSVERTDSVTSEIQSTASGMWNTMTSLTKQRVKLNMKLLGQFTGQQPNMKEDKPTYREQFVSPQMSMISYFLMKPRIETEYAEEIDYDSSDSAVSDLDSTDDEEDVFDTSSKPKNKPKDNTEHSNSNSYSWSVMRLAIVKILQQQLQDFLNIAGIEMQELPVSSPLIHGTLGIVAQWQDSLREELELRGPPSATYIPGCAPDPSPTPGKPAIHKYRSLLEKGNTPFNTRLASAAPTNRLWCYLVRQELVQDIFIRAVFGKRRSLSTILENSQSVVDSVHRGTGEDKGSDSGTTSLPEPVRIIHKEQDSISAFCLNQVNPGLMALATPREVQEMNISLLLELPSWLEDECEFDIINLTKQPDPEPVQPTSFLVIQTAADRPLLAQSPQANSPQPHSGIASQSGRGASVMKGMPAFPGSHDLRFCQFVADRSKHLLKPILKHKIDGIRRISSHPLLPLYLTGSQDGSVSLWEWGHQTAVATPRAPGTFAKVTRVRFSQHGNKFGVADSDGHLSLFQVACREGTARPFFTYQCHSKVTSDFVFLGACSLVATAGHGSEGRNVALWDTLLPQNKSLVQGFMCHEQGASALILAPQHQLLISGGKKGDINIFDVRQRQQRHRFQAHESAIKCLALDPHEEFFVSGAGDGDIKIWGLTVHSLLYSFPGEHPRSSFFKNIGQGVTQLHVDSAGRLFSCGADGSMKVRQLPERDCVIQTLY, encoded by the exons ATGAATTGTCATCAGATATTGAGCGGCGCCTGCAATGCAGGCGATCGCTGTTACGCCGTTGGCTCCGTTGAGGGAATCTCCTTCACC GCATATGCAGCTGGTTGCAATATTGTGATCTTGGCCAACAACTTTGAACGAGTTCAAATAATTCCTGGGGCTGTACATAATTACATTAGAATCAGTTGTCTGGACTGTAGTACAGATACAGGAAAAATTGCTGCAGCGTATGAAAATCAAGTGTGCATTTTTGAGCCAACACCACTTATACACAGCACTTGTTCACat caATTAGAATATAGATGGGTTCAAACAGGTAGTCTGCAAACAGAATCGAACATTACCTCTTTATCATGGAATTTAGAAGGAACAAGATTATTGACAGGTGGCGAATTGTTACAATTATGGCATCAAAATATCATGCCATTTCAAGAAGAACACA CTGGCACGGTGACATTTTCAATTGGAGGAGAAGCTGAGAGTCCTGGGCCTGGGGACACATTGGCTGCAAATGATCCAGGTGGATGGAATTGTGTGTGGAAATGCCGTACTGCTACACCAGTTCATCTTATGAGTTTTAGTCCTGATGGTACTTTATTCGCAACAACGGGAATGAATGATAGATTGGTGAAAATATGGTTTGAAAACAAGCAAT TTTTTCCAACAAAAAGCATAGATCATACAAGTTTTTCTCAGTCTGTAGGCAGTGACAATTTTAGTTTCGTTTATGTTGCCCACCCACGCGCTGTAACACATCTTTCTTGGCGCAAGACAAGTAAATATATGCCAAA AGGTTCCGTATCTAATATGTTGGTTACCTCGTGTCGCGATAACATTTGTCGAGTGTGGACAGAAACAATACCACCTGAAATTGAAGGACTAGCTAATATGAGTCAATTTGAAGGCTCTGACAGACATGGTCATCATGGCAAACATCGTCATCATAATATGCACAAACATCGATTTATGCAACGGCTGAAACATATGAA AACATGTTTTCATATTCGGCGACATGCTAAACAGCAGCATCAGGCTGGTCATACTGCGCCTACCTTACCAACGCTTCCATCTACGTATTCTGTACatgattttcataataattatcaaacttCTGGTCATTATCCTGGAATGCATTTCCATTTGGCAGCCAGTATCAACGCAGAAACTG TATACGTTCATGTTATAGATATACCGCTAGTACCAAGCTTAATTACCGGAGATCCTGAAAGAGAACcgaattttatcttacattgGTTAAATAACAAAGAAATGCACTTTACCATGCAAGCCGAAAACATATTGCAGGAATTGACTCGTAAAGTAGTCGAAAAAGAGGAAGGCTTACAGCATCAAGAACATACTGAACAAGTAGAACATGATTCTGAAGATGAATGTACACCAA AAAAGGGAATTCGGCTGCAAACAATTCAGAAACCAGCAGTTGGTGGGCGATCAATGAGTCAAGAAGATCATAGTAGTGATGAACACCATACTGCACATACTACTTCGTCTCATCACAGTTTGGCGCACAGTGTGCACTCTCATCCGAGTCTCAg CAATACAACCTCCATTAATTCGATAGCGACAGATGCAACATCCACTATGAATCACGCGCCAGATTCATTAGATACAAAGATAGAAACATTGCTACGCGACTGGCATCATAATCCAGATTTGCTGTTCTCAATTCATCCGATAGACGGGAGCTTTTTGATTTGGCATATCGAATGGTTGGACGAGTATCATCCTGGATCTTTTCGACAAGCGCAGATTTCTTTTTCCACTCGTATTCCGAACGCATTCCCACTTGGCGACGCATCGACAATGAGCCACAATGTATCGATGTATTCTCACAATACCGGTGGGCCGTTATTAAATATCCGCGAAGTTGCAAAATCGTCGACAAAATCAAACGAACCCAACGAAGTCGTGACTCCTTTACCCAGCCTTATAGAACAAGACGAGGAGCAATCCACTTTAACATCGAAAGCTGGTCAAGagctattgaaaaatatagaaagtaCAGACGATCAGAATCAAACGAAAGCCGAGGCTAATGcggagaataataaaaatgggcACGAAGCAGATTTATTGGCTCATCCTAGTCCGATTGTTTCCATGGTGTCAAAGCACTCGAACGGTACTTTGAATTTGTGGCAGTTGACGTTTGcggataaaacaaaattttcacaaGTATTGAGCATAGGACACGCGTGTAGAGCTTCCGGACACCGCTTTCGTGTAAACGACATCACGTGTCATCCCGTCTTACCTTTACTTGTGACAACCTCTCATCATAATATACCCGAATTTTCTGGTGCACAATCAACGGAATCTAATGAAAACGTTAGTGGTAAGCATGACACCTCGAAGAATAAGGATATCATGTCGCCTACCGGCTTTTGCAGCGAACTGATATTATGGCGAGTAGACGCAGTGGGGCCCTTGTCGAAGAGCGGCGGAGTTTCCGAATTGGCGCGTATTAATTCACCTGAGATATCAGCGTTCAGTAATGTAGCTTGGATTCCGACACTACTGCCAAGCACGACGCTGGGTAATCTATCTAATTCTCCTAGTGCTTGTTTTGTAGCTAGCGACGGAGAATGCTTAAGAGTCTATCAGGCTGTCATTGACGCTAGAACATTACTGGCGGAAGTGTCCATCAGCGAGAGAAGGAGCCGAATGATGGATTCCATGGCCAGTCTCTCGACGGATATGTCATCGGATGATGGTGTCAGACATTCGATTCACGATAGAATAAAGATAGTGTCTCAACAATCAACCGCGAGACCGGGATGTGTTATACAACTGGACGCTATCGCCGATGCTACTCACGATTGGCAAAACACGCAGTTTCTTCACGTCTTTCAAGAGCAACTGATCACGGGTGAGAGAAGCGATGAGAAGCAGCCCGGTGTCGATATGTCTGCCAATGATCTGGGACTCATGGAATCCACATTGGATGCTATGGTCGATTTGCAGCAATCGGCGATTTTCGAGGAGCCGTTCTACATAGTAGTTCTGGAACGAACGCAACAGGGTACTACTGTGCATATGTGGCGATTAGTGATAGCGTCGCAACCGGAAACTTCCGGTCTATCGGGTTCGATGATGTACGTGCCAGATTCTCATCTGGTTCAGGACGAAGATGATGAGGGAACGCCTGGTAGATTAAGCCACGTGGAAGGTAGACGATCGCGCAGAGCTAGTCAAACTGGTGGTCGAAGTCGTCGTGAGAGTCAGGCCGACTTGGATTCGACATTCTTGCCTCGTCGTCATCAGAATAGCCACGTTCTCATCACTACTACGAAGGTCTGCACGCAAGAATTACCGTTGCCTGACGGAGTGGAAGTGATTCATGCTGCACCCGCGGCGGGACACTTAAGTAGTTCCTCAATATATCCCGCCTGCTTTGCGCCATACATCATTGTAACAGCGTGCAGCGACAGCACCGTACGTTTTTGGAAGTGTAAGGTGACGAAGAGGCCAGACGACAAACTCGATTACGAGTGGTGTGAGTGGGAGATGATCAGAAAGGATCAGGAATCGACTATCGACATCACTGGTCAACCGTTGAACATAAGCGCGGCCTACAGCGGACGTATCGCCTGTGCCTACAAGTATGGAAAATCATTTACGCGTCCAACGAAGAACGATCCGGATTCGCGTTACGTGAATCTCTGCGTTGCCATATACGAATGCGAGAGCACAGGAGGCAGCGAGTGGATTCTGGAAGATACGATTCATCTGAAGAATATTCATCTGCCGCGAATACCAGTGGATCAGCATTTGGATCTTAGTTATTTATACGACAGTAGATTTTTGCAGAAGAAACAACGGCTCACACAGGTATTGCAGACTCTTAGTCACGAGGATATAAGATCTTCAAGAAATGGGGAAAATGGCGATTCCACAAAGTCGAATGCTGGCCTGTTAGCAGTCCCGTCATTCAGTACGTTGCAATCTTTACGAAAATCAATCATAGAGAACGGCAACACGTGCCCTCTCACACAAAAGCATCTGGTGCAACTCGACTGGGTATCGAAAGAAGATGGCTCGCATATTCTAACTGTCGGTGTCGGTTCTAAGATTATGCTATTCACACCAGTGTGCTCGGATCTGGCGCAGGCTAATATGAAAGCAATGAAAGAATCTCAAAGCAATAACAGGCCGATACTGCGAAAGACCTCGTCTCTGGCACAACCGCAGTTTGTTGACGAAATTCGATGGATGAAATTGCGCAAGATCGAGTTAACGACGGCAGACGGTCTGCCCCCGCTACCTATGCAAATATCTTGGGTACGAGATGGCATTTTGGTTGTCGGCATGGACTCCGAAATGCACGTATATTCACAATGGAAACCAAATCCGAGAAACGACTGCTTCCATTCGAATCTACAGCATCAGGAGTCCGACGAGTTTCAAGCGAGTCGAAATCTACGTGACGAAGATTTACGCACGTTGGCGCACGAGACATCCCAGAGACGATTGGCCAATGTGTCCTCCATGCCGCATCTATCACGCGTCAGCAGCATTAATCTAACAATGTTAGACGCAAAAAAGAAGCGCGGTATACAGAATGAGAACTTGAGCTTTGACTACATGCCGGATTATGGATTGTTCGAGGCGTCGAGGATAGCTTGCCCAGTTTTACCGCAGTATCATCCCAAGCAGTTGATGGAACTGTTGAATTCGGGTAAAATTAGATGGGTAAAGGCTATATTGGCACATCTGGTACGATGTATCGGCAGTTCCTGCTCCCTGCGGGCCGACGACGAGAATCTGGTGAAGCAGCGCAATTGGTCGCGATCGAGAACGATGTCGGTGAGTTATGTGGGCACGACGTCGCCATTGGAACCGAGAGGTTCGACCACGCAGATACCGGAAGAATTGACGCTGGACTACGCGGAGATTACATCCATTTCACCCCTGCCGTTGTGGACTCTGTTAATGGCCGACAAGGAAACCAATTTGCCGCATCAGCAGAGCGAGGACAAGCATGATTACAACGAATTATTCGACAGCAATTTGGACGAGGGAGATTCGTTGGACGATATGCTCGAGGAGGATTACGAGTGTTCGCGGCAGAAGGATCGACGATCCTCGGTGCCAGAAAGGCAAGGGATATCTCACTTTGGTCCTAGACAAGGAAGATTGCTGTCGCGCCTCCTGACTCATACTCATCTTCCGGGATTATCCAGTCTAGATCAGATGCATCTGCTCGCTCTGGCGGATACCGTGTCGACGTGTAATGTCGACTTTGCGGAGAGATTTGCAATTGATGCGGCCAAGAACGCGATCGCTAAGGAAAATCTAACGGGTATCCCGGATGGCGAAACCGTCTCCACTGATTCGCTGGATGATTGTGGTCTCAGATTTCTTTTAGCAATGAAACATTACAATTATCTAATACGTTGCTTGCCGTTGGCACAACGAGCACAATTTCAGAAACAGGGAATTGCATCGAATAACCTGGTGTGGGCATTTCATTCCGAATCCGAAGAGGAGTTACTGGGATTGATTCCGTCTTATGCTAAAGGTCAACCAAAGTGGTCTGTGCTGAAAGAGCTCGGTGTTGGTTGGTGGATCAGGAGTAACACGGTGCTTAAGAAATGCGTGGAGAAAATAGCGAAGGCCGCTTTTCAGTTTAATCAAGATCCTTTAGATGCGGCTATTTATTACTTGGcgatgaagaagaagaatttAGTTTGGGGTCTATTTAGGAACAAACGGGATGACCGAATGACTACCTTTTTCGCGAATAATTTCGCTGAAAATCGATGGAGAAAGGCAGCACTGAAAAACGCTTTTGCTCTACTCGGAAAACAACGATTCGACCACGCGGCCGCGTTCTTTTTGCTGGCTGGTGCACTGAAAGATGCTATTGACGTATGCCTAAACAAACTAAATGATATTCAACTCGCAATGGTGATAGCCAGACTCTACGAGAACGACACGTCATCTCCTAATATGAGGAGATTGCTGTACGAAGAGATTTTAGGCTGCGACAAAGATGGACAAAATCAGGATATGAGTAAAGTGCATCCTGACCCATTCTTGCGTAGCATGGCTCTGTGGCTTTTGAAGGATTATTCCGGCTCTCTTAATACTTTGCTTCTGACCAATGTTGGTCATATGCACCCGCAGTATAATGATGAATCTGATAAACCAGAAGGAACGACAG CGAATCCAAAtgtcttcaatttttatgtttatcttCGTACACATCCATTGTTAATTAGACAGTATATCGCGTCTACTGCacaagataagaaaaaagggCATTCGGTGGTGATCTCAGGATTCAGTTATGGTACAGAAACTAAAAGTCAACCAGACAAACAGCTGATGTTGGAAGATACTATTACACCATTGGAAAGGCAACTGTATTTTACAACAGCACACGCACATTTCAAGGCTGGCTGTCCAGCCCTCGCTCTTGAAGTCTTATCCAAATTACCTAATAAAGTTATGGAAACAAATGGTGAAGACTCTCCAA GCTTATTAAACAGTCCAAGTAAGTCTAGAGCTCAAGATGCTCAAATAGATACTGGTATCATTAATTGGGGAAGTGAAGCCAATGgagtaagtaataataaag aaGCTGCTGCCTCTCTGGATTGGAATTCTTCGTCATTTGATTGGTCCCAAAGTGCCGGACGTGTAGAGGATAAATTAGAATTGAACTgggatgatgatgatgatgcaGGCGATGGTGAGGACGCTGATAGCCCTCCGATGACCATGAAATTTGATAAGAAAGAGCCAGATAATGCATACAACTTAGAGAATGATAACA atgtaGCAAAGTCAGCTGGTCAGTTGGATATCATGGCGCAACAACTGAAATTCGTAGCTTGCCTGAAAATCTTGATGGAGGAATTATCCACATTAGCGACTGGTTTCGAAGTAGACGGCGGTCAACTGCGATATCAACTGTATGTGTGGTTGGAACGAGAAGTAGACGCATTGAGGCAGCTGTGCAGCTACAGTACTAACGCAGACGGAGATGTGAACAACGTGACagagt acGAAGGCGGTATGGTTGATGATGTGCCGCCGTACAAGCCTGGTGAACAACCGACTTTGCATCAAATATTAGTAGCAGAAAAGTTAGACTTTGAGGCTAAAGTACAAAGAGCTGTTAAAAGGAAGAAATGGCTGAAAG CTAATGAAACATTATTAAGAACATTATTATCGTATTGTTCGTTGCACGGTGCATCGGGTGGCGGCTTAGCGTCGGTAAGAATGGAATTGGTACTCTTGCTGCAGGAATTGCAACAAGAAAAGACTCAACAGCAATTGCTCAGTCCCCTTCCTTTCCCCACTACTCTACCTTTATTAAGTGCCAGCGTTGCCTGCAATAAAACTGTCGTAGCTGATCCAGTTCGACATCTGCAG TCTCTCGCACATGACATGCTGCAGACATTGGTAGAGCTTCGAAATCCGCCGATGCCTAACAGGAATACCCATTACTGTGAAGTATTCATCATGAGAGATCTAGCAGTGGCGCTTAGTGCTTGTATCTATCAATCGCTTTGTGATTCGGACACGTTTGTTATGAAGCATCACCAGCCAGAGAG tTTCCCGACGGTCACGGAAGTAGAAACGTCTTCAGGTGGTCACTTGGTAGCTTCAAATAGGTATCATCGACGTTATTCGACGGATGACGGTGTATGCATAACTACTTCGCCTGCCAAGTGGCCGGGAGTGACAAATTTACGCGCATTGCTCGCTCGAGAAAAAGACGAGGATACTccgaaactaaatattttgctCTGCGAAGCTTTCGTGGCAACATACATGAGTCTCTTCATTTATGCTCTGTCGAGTTGTGACAGTCACATTTTGTATAGACTTGTTGGACAGCACTTTGATAATAACACGTGGTCTTCTCTCTTTGGCGGTGGAGTGAAAAAGTTGTTGCGCGTAGCGAGTACCACTAGCAGCCAG GGCGGTAACACGAATAGCGTTGAGCGGACCGATAGTGTGACGAGCGAGATCCAAAGTACCGCCAGTGGAATGTGGAATACTATGACGTCATTGACCAAACAACGCGTTAAGCTGAATATGAAACTGTTGGGACAATTTACAGGTCAACAGCCAAATATGAAGGAGGATAAACCTACGTATAGGGAACAGTTTGTTTCACCGCAAATGAGCATGATTTCCTATTTTCTCATGAAG CCACGCATAGAGACTGAATACGCGGAAGAAATTGATTACGATTCTTCTGATTCCGCGGTGTCCGATTTAGATTCTACAGACGACGAAGAAGATGTATTCGACACGAGTTCAAAGCCAAAGAACAAACCAAAGGATAATACTGAGCATAGTAATTCTAATTCGTATAGTTGGAGTGTGATGAGATTAGCGATAGTTAAAATACTTCAGCAGCAATTACAAGACTTTTTAAACATTGCTGGCATAGAGATGCAAG AATTACCCGTAAGTAGTCCGCTAATCCACGGAACACTGGGCATTGTTGCACAGTGGCAAGACTCATTGCGCGAAGAATTGGAACTTAGGGGCCCACCGTCAGCGACTTATATACCTGGATGTGCGCCGGATCCCTCTCCTACGCCTGGAAAGCCAGCAATTCACAAGTACCGATCGTTATTGGAGAAAGGAAATACTCCCTTTAA TACACGATTGGCATCCGCAGCGCCTACTAATCGTCTATGGTGTTATTTAGTTAGACAAGAATTGGTTCAGGATATTTTCATTCGCGCAGTGTTCGGGAAACGAAGATCCCTGTCGACAATACTTGAAAATAGCCAATCAGTTGTTGATAGCGTACATCGTGGAACTGGAGAAGATAAGGGTAGCGATAGTGGCACTACAAGCTTACCGGAACCAGTCAGGATCATTCATAAGGAGCAAGATAGCATCAGTGCCTTCTGTCTTAATCag GTAAACCCAGGTTTAATGGCCCTTGCTACACCTCGGGAAGTTCAAGAAATGAACATTTCCCTACTCCTAGAACTTCCATCATGGCTGGAAGACGAATGCGAATTCGATATTATCAACTTGACTAAGCAACCTGACCCAGAGCCTGTACAGCCAACCAGTTTCTTAGTTATACAG ACAGCAGCAGATCGTCCTTTACTGGCACAGAGTCCTCAAGCAAATAGTCCTCAACCTCATTCAGGTATAGCCAGTCAGAGTGGACGTGGCGCGAGTGTG ATGAAGGGGATGCCTGCTTTTCCTGGCTCCCACGACCTGCGTTTCTGTCAATTTGTTGCCGATAGGAGCAAACACTTGTTAAAGCCG ATCCTGAAACACAAAATTGACGGCATTAGAAGAATCTCTTCCCATCCGCTCTTACCGCTAT ATTTGACCGGATCGCAGGATGGCTCTGTGTCTTTATGGGAGTGGGGACATCAGACGGCAGTCGCGACTCCGAGAGCGCCTGGCACTTTCGCCAAAGTGACCCGCGTGCGATTCTCACAGCACGGCAACAAGTTCGGAGTAGCCGATTCCGATGGTCACTTGAGTCTGTTTCAAGTGGCGTGTCGGGAAGGAACGGCTCGACCATTCTTC ACTTATCAGTGTCACAGCAAAGTTACCTCAGACTTTGTCTTCCTCGGTGCGTGCAGTCTCGTGGCGACTGCCGGTCACGGCTCAGAAGGACGAAATGTAGCACTATGGGATACGTTACTTCCACAAAACAAATCTCTCGTACAAG GTTTTATGTGTCACGAGCAGGGAGCCAGCGCGTTAATCCTGGCGCCACAACATCAATTGCTGATTAGCGGCGGCAAGAAAGGcgatatcaatatatttgatGTGCGGCAACGACAACAAAGGCATAGATTCCAGGCGCACGAGTCAGCTATCAAGTGTTTGGCGCTTGATCCGCATGAAGAATTTTTCGTTAGCGGAGCAGGTGATGGTGATATTAAg ATATGGGGTTTGACCGTCCATTCTCTTCTCTACTCGTTTCCTGGTGAACACCCACGGTCtagtttctttaaaaatataggacaG GGCGTTACCCAATTACACGTGGACTCTGCGGGCCGATTGTTTTCATGCGGAGCAGATGGTTCGATGAAAGTTCGTCAACTGCCAGAACGCGATTGTGTAATACAAACGCTTTATTAG